The region ACCGTGACCCCGCCTTGCTCCTCCACCCATATCTGGCCAGGGCTGAGGTCGCCGTGCGTGATCCCTTCCTGATGGGCCGCGCCCAGGACGTCGAGGACGCCGAGCCCGATCCGGGCCGCGCGGACGTAGTCCACCGGGCCGTGCCCGAGGAGCGCGCTCAGCGGAACGCCCTCCGGCCGTGCGGTGACCGTCCACAGGAAATCCTTGTCCTCGACGACGTCGAAGACGACGGACACTCGCCCGGGGCAGACCAGCCCCAGGGCCTCGGACTCCCGGGTGATCCGGACGGCGGTGCGCAGCTCCGCCTCCTCACGGAGATGGGCCGGGAGCCGGGAGCGCGTCAGAGCGACCGGCCGCTCGGACTCGACGTCCTGACCGTGCCAGCCCTCACGCCCCTCCTCGTGGTGGACGCCCTCCAGCAGTCGGTATCTTCCGGCGACCAACTCATCCGTGGAGACTTGCACCTTGACCATGGTCATCCCTCGCTGCGCACCGGACTCTCACCTTTCCCGGATGTACGGCGGGCGTGACGTTGTGTGTTCAACGGCAGGCGATTCCGGGGCCCGGTTTTCCGGAATTCTTTGCGCGTAGCGCACCCGTGCGAAGAATTCAGGCCTCATCCACCGCAGTTCATCTCACGGTGTCGTCGTGGACATCAGGCCGGTGTCCTTGCCGATGTACGACTCGGCGAAGGTGGCCGCCGCCGCGGGTGAGCCGAGGATCCGTCGGAGGCGGGCTCGCGCGGAACCCGCCCGGAAGGGATCGCCCGAGGACGGTCCGTGCAGCAACTCCGCGAACCACCGGGAGAATTCCTGGTACTCCCACACCCGCCGCAGACAGGCCGCCGAGTAGCCGCGCAGCCCGTCGGCGTCCCCCCTGAGGTAGTAGGCGACGAGCGCGTCGGCCAGCAGCAGGGCGTCGTGCAGCGCGAGGTTCATGCCCTTCGCGGCGATCGGCGCGACGAGGTGCGCGGAGTCTCCGGCCAGGAACAGCCGCCCGTACGTCATCGGCGCCACGACGTAACTGTGCATGTCGAGGACGCGTTTCTCGATCAGCGGCCCCTCGTTGAGCACCGGGACCCCGGCGGCCGACAGCCGGGCGTGCAGCTCCGACCACACCCGGTCGTGCGACCAGTTCTCCGGGCCCTCACCGGGCGCCACCTCCAGGTAGTAGCGGGTGACTTCGGGGCTGCGGGCCATATGGGCGCCGAATCCGCGCGGGTGGACACCGAAGACGACGCAGTCGCTGGACGGCGGTGCCTCGGCGAGCAGCGCCAGCCAGCCGACCCCGTAGTCGTACCGGGCCACCGTGCTCCGGTCCGGGGCCACATGGGTGCGGGTCACTCCGCGCGCGCCGTCGCAGCCCGCGACGATGTCGCAGTCGATCCGTCGGCGCTCACCCGTCTGCGGATCGGTGTAGAGCACCGTCGGGCGGTCGCCGTCGATGCCATGGAGGGCGACGTCCCGCACACCGAAGAGGATCTCGCCGCCCTTCACATCGGCGTACTCGCGCACCAGGTCCGTCACCAGCAGCGGCTGTGGATAGACGAAGTGCCGGTCCCCGGTCAGCGCGGCGTAGCGGAAGCGGTGCTGCTCGCCGTCGATCCGGAACTCGCACTCGCTGTGCGCCTGTGCCTGCTCCACCAGCCGGTCGGCCAGCCCCTGTCGACGCAGCGCCCGCACCGCCCACTCCTCGATGAAGCCGGCGCGGGGCCGCTGTTCGACGAACTCCCGGCTCTCGGTCTCCAGGACCACGCAGTCGACGGACGCGGCCCGCAGGATGTTGGCGACGGTGAGCCCGGCAGGTCCCGCACCGAGGATGACGACGGGGACGCGCGGTGCCGGCGCGGATGTGGGGGAGGGGTTGATCATCCCGGCATTA is a window of Streptomyces sp. NBC_00271 DNA encoding:
- a CDS encoding 4-hydroxybenzoate 3-monooxygenase: MINPSPTSAPAPRVPVVILGAGPAGLTVANILRAASVDCVVLETESREFVEQRPRAGFIEEWAVRALRRQGLADRLVEQAQAHSECEFRIDGEQHRFRYAALTGDRHFVYPQPLLVTDLVREYADVKGGEILFGVRDVALHGIDGDRPTVLYTDPQTGERRRIDCDIVAGCDGARGVTRTHVAPDRSTVARYDYGVGWLALLAEAPPSSDCVVFGVHPRGFGAHMARSPEVTRYYLEVAPGEGPENWSHDRVWSELHARLSAAGVPVLNEGPLIEKRVLDMHSYVVAPMTYGRLFLAGDSAHLVAPIAAKGMNLALHDALLLADALVAYYLRGDADGLRGYSAACLRRVWEYQEFSRWFAELLHGPSSGDPFRAGSARARLRRILGSPAAAATFAESYIGKDTGLMSTTTP